The Leptospira bouyouniensis genome contains a region encoding:
- a CDS encoding DoxX family protein, producing the protein MKIAYIIVRVLLGALFLFSSIAVLFNLVQEPEMTGNIKIFNDGLKASGYLMTLIKITELVCAIAFLTGRFVPLASVIIAPVVINIFMVHIMIAPEGIPVGIFVVVANAFLGYYNRSAYVALFVPVHKV; encoded by the coding sequence ATGAAAATTGCTTATATCATTGTTCGTGTGCTACTCGGTGCTTTGTTTCTTTTTTCCTCCATTGCGGTTCTATTTAACTTAGTTCAGGAACCAGAAATGACAGGAAATATTAAAATTTTTAACGATGGACTTAAGGCATCTGGGTATTTGATGACTCTTATCAAAATCACTGAACTTGTTTGTGCCATTGCATTTTTGACCGGTCGTTTTGTTCCTTTAGCATCTGTCATCATTGCCCCGGTGGTCATCAATATCTTTATGGTTCATATTATGATTGCACCAGAGGGAATTCCCGTTGGAATTTTTGTAGTTGTTGCAAATGCATTTTTAGGGTATTACAACCGTTCTGCTTACGTAGCATTATTTGTCCCAGTTCACAAAGTATAA
- a CDS encoding bifunctional SulP family inorganic anion transporter/carbonic anhydrase, which translates to MISNLKQDLPAGLVVFLVALPLCLGVALASGAPLLSGVISGVIGGIVVGFLSHSKTSVSGPAAGLVTLVLAATTALGDYRTFLLAVFLAGFIQIGLGFLRAGFIANYVPSNVIQGLLASIGIILILKQIPHAVGFDIDPEEDFIFFQRDGENTFSELLNIRKYFSWGAVIIAVSSLSLMVFYDKLKWKILKYVPSPILVILLGVFCNQFFQIYLPKLYLSEKHLVSIPGVKNWESIFAYPDFSMITNKEVWYFAFTIAAFATLETLLNLDAVERIDPHRRLASPNRELFAQGVGNSLSGLIGGLPITSVIVRSSVNIYAGASTKLSTIFHGILLALSVIFLSSSLNLIPLSSLAVILIVTGFKLTQFSVYLSIYKKGFYQFLPFISTILAIIFTDLLTGVLIGLCISFIFILKNNYKNPFSVETENLNIGETIRIELPNQVSFLNKASIKDTLWSLPDNAKLIVDATNCNFIDHDILEVLEEFKSVVAIEKNIQLNLVGVKDHYELSDQVQFVNILDKEAQQKLKPDEILQFLKRGNERFVKGKWSEKYFKHQVNATAFGQNPIAVVLSCIDSRTSPEIIFDAGLGDIISIRIAGNIVNQEILGSLELSCAKIGTKLIVVLGHSNCGAVSSAIYALKDGNIASITNKIQKAIDDSNSNSEKSKQGNEHIFNHVVKANVLNSIDEILSSSRYLKEQVDAGEFKIVPAFYDTSSGEVQFFETIKV; encoded by the coding sequence ATGATTTCAAATCTGAAACAAGACCTCCCTGCGGGACTCGTTGTATTTTTAGTAGCCCTTCCTCTATGTTTGGGAGTAGCCCTTGCGAGTGGTGCTCCATTATTATCGGGTGTTATTTCGGGAGTAATTGGAGGGATTGTTGTTGGGTTTCTTAGCCATTCTAAAACAAGTGTAAGTGGACCGGCAGCAGGGCTTGTAACATTGGTTCTTGCCGCGACTACCGCTCTCGGCGATTACAGAACATTTTTACTGGCAGTGTTTCTTGCAGGATTCATACAAATTGGTTTAGGTTTTTTACGCGCAGGTTTTATTGCAAACTATGTTCCTTCGAATGTCATCCAAGGATTATTAGCATCGATTGGTATCATCCTCATCTTAAAACAAATTCCACATGCAGTAGGGTTTGATATAGATCCAGAAGAAGACTTTATCTTTTTCCAAAGGGACGGCGAAAATACTTTTTCTGAACTCTTGAATATTCGAAAATACTTTTCATGGGGAGCCGTAATCATTGCAGTTTCTTCACTGTCACTTATGGTTTTTTATGATAAACTGAAATGGAAAATTTTAAAGTATGTTCCTTCTCCTATCCTTGTCATTTTACTCGGAGTATTTTGTAACCAATTCTTTCAAATCTATTTACCTAAACTTTATCTCTCGGAAAAACATTTAGTTTCTATCCCTGGAGTCAAAAACTGGGAAAGTATTTTTGCGTATCCTGATTTTTCAATGATTACGAACAAAGAAGTATGGTATTTTGCCTTTACCATTGCTGCCTTTGCTACCTTAGAAACATTACTTAATTTGGATGCTGTCGAAAGGATTGATCCACACAGACGACTTGCTTCACCAAACCGAGAACTGTTTGCACAAGGAGTGGGAAATTCCTTATCTGGACTTATTGGTGGTCTTCCCATAACTTCCGTTATTGTCAGAAGTTCTGTTAACATTTACGCAGGTGCAAGTACAAAACTCTCCACTATATTCCATGGAATTTTACTTGCCTTGAGTGTCATTTTCCTCAGTTCTTCATTAAATTTAATTCCTCTATCTTCATTGGCGGTCATATTAATTGTGACAGGTTTTAAGCTGACTCAATTTTCAGTTTACTTATCTATTTACAAAAAAGGGTTTTATCAATTTTTACCTTTTATTTCAACGATATTGGCAATCATTTTTACAGACTTACTAACAGGCGTTCTTATAGGTCTTTGCATTAGTTTTATTTTTATCCTCAAAAATAACTACAAAAATCCTTTTTCCGTAGAAACTGAAAACCTAAACATAGGTGAAACCATCCGAATTGAACTTCCAAATCAAGTTAGTTTTTTAAACAAAGCATCAATTAAAGATACATTATGGTCTTTACCAGACAATGCAAAGCTAATCGTTGATGCAACTAACTGCAACTTCATTGACCATGATATCCTCGAAGTTTTAGAGGAATTTAAATCTGTAGTGGCGATTGAAAAAAACATCCAACTCAATTTAGTAGGTGTAAAAGATCATTATGAACTGAGTGACCAAGTTCAGTTTGTGAATATCCTTGATAAGGAAGCACAACAAAAACTCAAACCCGATGAAATCCTTCAATTTTTAAAACGAGGTAATGAAAGATTTGTCAAAGGTAAATGGTCAGAAAAATACTTTAAACACCAAGTGAACGCAACAGCTTTTGGCCAAAATCCAATCGCCGTTGTGCTCTCTTGTATTGATTCGCGTACAAGCCCAGAAATTATTTTTGATGCGGGACTTGGTGATATCATTTCCATTCGAATCGCAGGAAACATTGTAAACCAAGAAATTTTAGGTAGTTTAGAACTATCTTGTGCAAAAATTGGTACCAAACTAATTGTTGTACTCGGTCACTCCAATTGCGGTGCTGTATCCAGCGCAATCTATGCATTAAAAGATGGGAACATTGCAAGTATCACAAATAAAATCCAAAAAGCAATTGATGATTCAAATTCGAATTCAGAAAAATCGAAACAAGGAAATGAACATATTTTCAATCATGTTGTGAAAGCAAATGTTTTAAATTCAATCGATGAAATTCTAAGTTCAAGTCGTTATTTAAAAGAGCAGGTTGATGCCGGAGAATTCAAAATTGTTCCGGCATTTTATGATACTTCGTCTGGTGAAGTTCAGTTTTTTGAAACGATCAAAGTATAA
- a CDS encoding succinate dehydrogenase cytochrome b subunit → MTLSLDFFRSSIGKKIIMAITGFIWFGFVILHMVGNLQVFQGPEKLNTYAKFLKDLGPLLWVARIGLIVAFVGHVCTAILLKLENSSARPVSYAKNSTIQASVASRTMAYSGLLLLTFLIYHLAHFTLGYTNPDHYTHEYILKNGDVVHDVYAMVILGFQDPVIAISYVVFMVFLALHFSHALGSMLQTLGILAPKHNPTIQKISTGLGLLVFIGNCSMPLSILLGYVR, encoded by the coding sequence ATGACGTTGAGTCTAGACTTCTTTCGATCCTCAATTGGAAAGAAGATCATAATGGCCATTACCGGATTTATCTGGTTTGGATTCGTGATCCTTCATATGGTCGGAAACCTTCAAGTTTTCCAAGGACCAGAAAAATTAAACACCTACGCAAAGTTTCTCAAAGATTTAGGTCCCCTTCTCTGGGTGGCTCGGATTGGACTCATCGTGGCCTTTGTGGGTCATGTTTGTACTGCTATCCTCCTAAAACTAGAAAACAGTTCAGCAAGACCAGTCTCCTACGCTAAAAATTCTACCATCCAAGCATCTGTTGCTTCCCGCACGATGGCATACAGTGGTTTATTACTTTTAACGTTTCTCATTTACCATTTAGCGCATTTCACATTGGGTTATACCAACCCAGACCACTACACACATGAATACATTTTAAAAAATGGAGATGTGGTGCATGATGTGTATGCAATGGTGATTCTTGGATTCCAAGACCCGGTCATTGCCATCTCATATGTAGTGTTTATGGTTTTCCTTGCTCTACATTTTTCCCATGCTTTGGGTTCCATGTTACAAACGTTAGGCATCCTTGCACCAAAACACAATCCCACCATTCAAAAGATTTCCACAGGACTTGGACTCCTCGTTTTTATTGGAAATTGTTCCATGCCACTCTCGATTTTACTCGGGTATGTGCGTTAA
- a CDS encoding fumarate reductase/succinate dehydrogenase flavoprotein subunit, with protein MKLDSKIPSGPLEHKWDKHKQDIKLVNPANKRKYKVIIVGTGLAGASAAATLSELGYQVSVFCFQDSPRRAHSIAAQGGINAAKNYQNDGDSVYRLFYDTVKGGDFRAREANVYRLAQVSTNIIDQCVAQGVPFAREYGGTLSNRSFGGAQVSRTFYAKGQTGQQLLLGAYSALEKQISRGAVKMYPRTEMLELVLVDGHAKGIVVRDLVTGEISSHAGDAVILASGGYGNVFYLSTNAKGSNVTATYRAYKKGAAFANPCYTQIHPTCIPQSGDYQSKLTLMSESLRNDGRVWVPKKKDDLRAPHEIPEEERDYYLERKYPSYGNLAPRDISSRSAKEACDNGLGVGPKVGDKRLGVYLDFSDSIKRLGEKVVADRYDNLFQMYERITGENPYKVPMRIYPAVHYTMGGLWVDYNLMSNIPGLHVLGEANFSDHGANRLGASALMQGLADGYFVIPYTIGDYFAKEGAKNISTDRPEFKEAEARVREMTNKLLNINGKKTPDDFHRALGKIMWDQCGMARNEKGLKDALKKIPELREEFWKNVKVAGKGEELNQELEKAGRVADFLEFGELMCLDALTREESCGGHFREEHQTEDGEAKRNDDKFCHVSAWEYQGEGKTPVEHREKLEYENIHLAVRSYK; from the coding sequence ATGAAATTAGATTCAAAAATACCATCAGGCCCATTGGAACATAAATGGGACAAACACAAACAAGATATCAAATTAGTTAACCCAGCAAACAAACGTAAATACAAAGTCATCATTGTTGGAACGGGACTTGCGGGAGCTTCTGCTGCAGCCACTCTTTCAGAACTTGGTTACCAAGTATCTGTTTTTTGTTTCCAAGACAGTCCAAGACGCGCTCACTCAATTGCTGCCCAAGGTGGTATCAATGCAGCAAAGAACTACCAAAACGATGGTGACTCTGTTTACCGATTGTTTTATGACACAGTAAAAGGTGGGGATTTCCGAGCAAGAGAAGCAAACGTATATCGTCTAGCACAAGTTTCTACCAACATCATTGACCAATGTGTGGCACAAGGAGTTCCTTTCGCTCGTGAGTACGGTGGAACCTTATCCAATCGATCCTTTGGTGGTGCTCAAGTTTCTCGTACGTTTTATGCAAAAGGCCAAACAGGTCAACAATTGCTTCTTGGTGCTTACTCAGCCCTAGAAAAACAAATCTCTCGTGGCGCAGTAAAAATGTACCCAAGAACAGAGATGTTGGAGTTAGTCCTTGTGGATGGCCATGCAAAAGGAATTGTTGTCCGTGACTTAGTAACCGGTGAGATTTCTTCTCATGCAGGTGATGCAGTGATTTTGGCCTCTGGTGGGTACGGAAACGTTTTTTACCTTTCCACAAATGCAAAAGGATCGAATGTTACGGCAACTTACCGTGCTTATAAAAAAGGGGCAGCATTTGCAAACCCATGTTATACGCAAATCCACCCGACATGTATCCCACAATCTGGTGACTACCAATCGAAACTCACCCTGATGTCGGAATCGCTCCGAAATGATGGTCGGGTTTGGGTACCTAAGAAAAAGGATGATCTTCGTGCTCCTCACGAAATTCCAGAAGAAGAAAGAGATTATTACTTAGAAAGAAAATACCCATCTTACGGAAACCTTGCCCCACGTGATATCTCCTCTCGTTCTGCAAAAGAAGCCTGCGACAATGGCCTTGGTGTTGGACCAAAAGTGGGAGACAAACGATTGGGTGTGTATTTGGATTTTTCTGATTCCATCAAACGATTGGGAGAAAAGGTAGTCGCGGACCGTTATGACAACCTCTTCCAAATGTATGAAAGGATCACTGGGGAAAACCCATACAAAGTTCCAATGCGAATTTACCCTGCGGTTCACTACACGATGGGTGGCCTTTGGGTGGATTACAACCTAATGTCCAATATCCCTGGTCTCCACGTCCTTGGGGAAGCAAACTTCTCTGACCATGGTGCGAATCGTTTAGGTGCTTCTGCTCTCATGCAAGGGCTTGCTGATGGTTATTTTGTGATCCCTTATACGATTGGTGATTATTTTGCCAAAGAAGGTGCAAAGAATATTTCTACCGACCGACCTGAGTTCAAAGAAGCAGAAGCCCGTGTTCGTGAAATGACAAACAAACTTCTAAACATCAATGGGAAAAAAACACCAGATGATTTCCACAGGGCACTTGGAAAGATCATGTGGGACCAGTGTGGTATGGCACGTAATGAAAAAGGCCTAAAGGATGCTTTGAAGAAAATCCCTGAACTCCGTGAAGAATTCTGGAAAAATGTAAAAGTAGCAGGCAAAGGGGAAGAACTCAACCAAGAGTTAGAAAAAGCGGGACGTGTTGCCGACTTCTTAGAGTTTGGCGAACTTATGTGCCTTGATGCACTCACTAGGGAAGAATCTTGTGGTGGTCACTTCCGAGAAGAACACCAAACGGAAGATGGTGAAGCAAAACGGAACGATGATAAATTCTGCCACGTATCGGCTTGGGAATACCAAGGAGAAGGAAAAACTCCGGTAGAACACCGAGAAAAACTCGAATACGAAAACATCCACTTAGCCGTAAGGAGCTACAAATAA
- a CDS encoding succinate dehydrogenase/fumarate reductase iron-sulfur subunit, whose amino-acid sequence MKLHLKVWRQKDKNDKGRMVSYEANNVNEHMSFLEMLDVVNDGLIKKGEDPIAFDHDCREGICGSCSMVINGVPHGPEKGTTTCQLHMRKFKDGDTVVIEPWRAKAFPVTKDLVVDRSAFDRIIQAGGYINVNTGGAPDGNALPIPKVDADLAMDAATCIGCGACVAACKNASAMLFVSAKVSHLALLPQGVVEKKERVRKMVSAMDKEGFGNCTNQYECEAACPKEISVNFITRLNREYISS is encoded by the coding sequence ATGAAGTTACACCTTAAAGTTTGGAGACAAAAAGACAAAAACGACAAAGGTCGTATGGTCAGTTACGAAGCAAACAATGTAAATGAACATATGTCCTTTTTGGAAATGCTTGATGTTGTGAACGACGGCCTCATCAAAAAAGGAGAAGACCCAATTGCTTTCGACCATGACTGTCGTGAAGGAATTTGTGGTTCTTGTTCCATGGTGATCAACGGTGTTCCTCATGGTCCAGAAAAAGGAACCACCACTTGCCAGTTGCATATGCGTAAGTTCAAAGACGGTGATACTGTTGTGATCGAACCTTGGAGAGCAAAAGCTTTCCCTGTGACAAAGGATTTGGTCGTAGACCGATCTGCATTTGATCGCATCATCCAAGCGGGTGGTTATATAAACGTAAACACCGGTGGGGCACCAGATGGAAACGCACTTCCGATTCCAAAAGTGGATGCTGACCTGGCTATGGACGCTGCCACTTGCATTGGGTGTGGGGCTTGTGTCGCTGCGTGTAAAAATGCATCTGCCATGTTATTTGTTTCGGCAAAGGTCTCTCACTTGGCTCTTTTACCACAAGGTGTGGTAGAGAAAAAAGAAAGGGTACGCAAAATGGTCAGTGCGATGGACAAAGAAGGATTTGGAAATTGTACTAACCAATACGAATGTGAAGCAGCTTGTCCGAAAGAAATTTCGGTAAACTTCATCACAAGGCTCAATAGAGAATACATTTCTAGCTAA
- a CDS encoding glycosyltransferase family 2 protein, producing MTVTEYPLISVILPTFNRRHLVERAILSVIYQTYPNWELLIIDDGSTDGSWVYLLSKILEWKRQVQSFGRLEKTIQIHQTEHRGVSSARNFGIQIARGEWISFIDSDDEWYPEKLKKQIQFHQKHTNIYFSQTNEVWNKKGNLLEPKGKYKKKSGHFLQESLALCMVTCSSFFAKKESLATIGMFREEMKTCEDYDLWNRILLSGFSIGLIEENLLTRYGGHHDQLSNQFQGIERFRLYSLLCIWNEIIGEHETDRVPKGTNANLALTSFNDRNFLSLSIQFRLNTLVQGREKRGKNLQFLQQIKDLFLTNQSIPKKDLLTLLDDSLF from the coding sequence ATGACTGTCACAGAGTATCCACTTATATCTGTCATACTTCCTACATTTAACAGGCGTCATCTTGTCGAAAGAGCAATCCTTTCAGTAATCTACCAAACCTACCCCAATTGGGAACTGCTTATTATTGATGACGGATCAACTGATGGTTCTTGGGTGTATTTACTCAGTAAAATTTTGGAATGGAAACGACAGGTCCAATCATTTGGAAGGTTAGAAAAAACAATCCAAATCCACCAAACAGAACATAGGGGAGTGAGTTCGGCACGGAATTTTGGAATCCAAATCGCAAGAGGTGAATGGATAAGTTTTATCGATTCAGACGATGAATGGTATCCTGAAAAACTAAAAAAACAAATCCAATTCCATCAAAAACACACCAATATTTATTTTTCGCAAACCAATGAAGTTTGGAATAAAAAAGGAAATTTACTCGAACCCAAAGGGAAATATAAAAAAAAATCAGGACATTTTTTGCAAGAATCCCTTGCTTTATGTATGGTTACTTGTTCCAGTTTCTTTGCAAAAAAAGAATCTTTGGCAACCATTGGAATGTTTCGAGAAGAGATGAAAACTTGTGAGGACTATGATCTTTGGAATCGAATTTTACTCTCTGGTTTTTCAATTGGATTAATCGAAGAAAACCTACTCACTCGCTACGGGGGGCATCATGACCAATTATCGAACCAGTTCCAAGGAATTGAAAGGTTTCGTCTGTATTCTTTACTGTGCATTTGGAATGAAATCATTGGGGAGCATGAAACTGATCGAGTCCCAAAAGGAACCAATGCGAATTTGGCTTTAACGTCCTTCAATGACAGAAATTTTTTATCTTTATCAATCCAATTTCGCCTAAATACACTAGTCCAAGGAAGGGAAAAACGTGGAAAAAATTTACAATTCCTGCAGCAAATTAAGGATTTATTCCTAACGAATCAATCCATTCCTAAAAAGGATTTGTTGACTTTGTTAGACGATTCATTATTCTAA
- a CDS encoding 1-aminocyclopropane-1-carboxylate deaminase, whose translation MVRDDLLPFGFGTKWRKVSGIVESLQKNQIKKVLLWGALHGNYLASFTTILRYFGFQVETISYSKDPKLKTYNERLVNLHSHTIHCYANRKEAEQSFSERTKTFEGLCLQEFGIHPAQSNGLRPFWQQLEKEIHEILNGIKIESKGDERFYHTNKNHANMATLVLEIGSGASFLSAYDYFRDSSIFVLGVMVGEKKATWIPKIESLQKKLGLKIQTISQEMILNFTEKTSPNEIISGISNSQRSPFTNYTTRFAKTRSKDIQSIQKFYTSTNIILEPIYSAKSLLQFFEIQNITGTFPSEPKLNNKNENLPNFNQNLPLFYLHQGGHVQHLDMILEVFFK comes from the coding sequence ATGGTCAGAGATGATCTACTTCCATTTGGATTTGGAACCAAGTGGAGAAAAGTTTCTGGCATTGTCGAATCCTTACAAAAGAATCAAATCAAAAAGGTACTCCTTTGGGGTGCTCTTCATGGGAACTACTTAGCTAGTTTTACCACCATACTCCGCTATTTTGGTTTTCAGGTGGAAACCATCTCCTATAGCAAAGACCCGAAACTAAAAACCTATAATGAAAGATTGGTGAATCTCCATTCTCATACAATCCATTGTTATGCGAATCGAAAAGAAGCAGAACAATCATTTTCCGAGAGAACAAAAACGTTCGAAGGACTCTGTTTACAAGAATTTGGAATCCACCCAGCGCAATCAAATGGGCTTCGTCCTTTCTGGCAACAATTAGAAAAAGAGATCCATGAGATTTTAAATGGGATCAAAATAGAATCAAAAGGAGATGAAAGATTCTATCACACTAACAAAAATCATGCGAACATGGCAACTTTAGTTTTAGAAATTGGATCGGGGGCCAGTTTTTTATCCGCGTATGATTACTTTCGTGATTCTTCCATCTTTGTCCTTGGTGTGATGGTCGGCGAAAAAAAAGCCACTTGGATCCCGAAGATCGAATCGTTACAAAAAAAACTCGGGTTAAAAATCCAAACGATTTCTCAGGAAATGATTCTAAATTTTACAGAGAAAACTTCACCGAATGAAATTATTTCAGGTATCTCAAATTCTCAACGGAGTCCCTTCACGAATTATACGACTCGATTTGCCAAAACCCGAAGCAAAGACATACAATCCATCCAGAAGTTTTATACATCAACAAATATCATTCTTGAACCTATTTACAGTGCAAAATCTCTCCTCCAATTCTTTGAGATACAAAACATTACTGGAACTTTCCCCTCCGAACCTAAATTAAATAACAAAAACGAAAACTTACCAAATTTCAATCAAAACCTGCCACTCTTTTACCTTCACCAAGGAGGCCATGTGCAACATTTGGATATGATTCTTGAGGTTTTTTTTAAATGA
- the lepA gene encoding translation elongation factor 4: protein MNERQKFTRNFSIIAHVDHGKSTLADRLLEIGLVTDQRTKKDQILDSMDIERERGITIKANNASFDYHAKDGNIYHLNLIDTPGHVDFTYEVSRSLAACEGVLLIVDASQGVEAQTLANLYLAMDLDLRIIPVINKIDLPSADIDKCKLMIEESLGLNPEEAIPISAKTGLNVQEVLEAICYLLPPPKGDVEAPLKALIYDSFFDTYMGVVAKVRLYDGKLRKGEVIHMMNIGRQFTVTEVGINRLSMVACEELQAGDVGYVVAGMKKMGDAKTGDTITHANRQTAEDVKGFKDAKPMVFAGLFPINGEDFDALVDAIEKLKLNDSALTFERENSAALGFGFRVGYLGLLHMEIVQERLEREFNLALITTAPSVKFRITTSKGELIEVDNPSKWPDPILIGKSEEPFVKATIIAPESYVGNIMSLVIEKRGIHMDTVYLSKDKLQLTYELPLAELIFEFYDKLKSYTKGYASLDYEEVGYRDSKLVRMDILVNGEPVDALSSIVHKSKAEERGRVIIEKLKDLIPRHQFMIPLQAAIGSKVVARESISALRKNVTAKCYGGDISRKKKLLEKQKEGKKRMKQIGNVEIPQEAFLSILKTGD from the coding sequence GTGAACGAACGCCAAAAATTCACCCGCAATTTTTCCATCATTGCCCATGTCGACCACGGAAAGTCCACTCTGGCGGATCGTTTGCTCGAGATTGGTCTTGTGACAGACCAACGAACGAAAAAAGACCAAATCCTCGATTCCATGGACATTGAAAGGGAACGTGGGATCACTATCAAAGCAAACAATGCGTCCTTTGATTACCATGCCAAAGACGGAAATATTTATCACCTGAATTTAATTGATACCCCGGGCCACGTGGACTTTACGTACGAAGTGTCCCGCTCCCTTGCCGCCTGTGAAGGGGTTCTCCTTATTGTCGATGCAAGCCAAGGAGTGGAAGCCCAAACTCTCGCAAACCTCTACCTAGCAATGGATCTCGACTTACGGATCATCCCCGTCATCAATAAAATTGATCTACCATCAGCCGATATCGATAAATGCAAACTCATGATTGAGGAATCTCTCGGTCTCAATCCAGAAGAAGCCATTCCTATCTCGGCAAAAACGGGTCTCAATGTACAAGAAGTACTCGAAGCCATTTGTTATTTATTACCTCCTCCCAAAGGGGATGTAGAAGCACCACTCAAAGCCCTTATCTATGATTCTTTTTTTGATACCTACATGGGTGTTGTCGCCAAAGTTAGATTATACGATGGAAAACTTCGCAAAGGAGAAGTGATCCATATGATGAACATTGGCCGCCAGTTTACCGTGACAGAAGTAGGGATCAACCGGCTTTCCATGGTGGCTTGCGAAGAATTACAAGCGGGTGACGTTGGGTATGTAGTTGCCGGGATGAAAAAGATGGGTGATGCCAAAACAGGGGATACTATCACTCATGCCAACCGCCAAACAGCAGAAGATGTCAAAGGGTTTAAGGATGCAAAACCAATGGTATTTGCTGGTCTTTTTCCTATCAATGGGGAAGACTTTGATGCTCTCGTGGATGCCATTGAAAAACTTAAATTAAACGATTCGGCTCTTACCTTTGAAAGAGAAAATTCTGCAGCTCTTGGATTTGGATTTCGTGTGGGTTACCTTGGTCTCCTCCATATGGAAATTGTCCAGGAACGTTTGGAACGCGAATTTAATTTAGCACTCATTACAACGGCACCTTCCGTAAAATTTCGCATTACCACATCAAAAGGTGAACTTATTGAAGTGGATAACCCAAGTAAGTGGCCAGACCCGATCCTCATTGGAAAATCGGAAGAACCTTTTGTCAAAGCAACCATCATTGCCCCAGAATCCTATGTCGGAAATATAATGTCGCTTGTGATTGAGAAACGTGGAATCCATATGGACACTGTTTACCTATCCAAAGACAAACTCCAGTTAACATATGAACTTCCACTTGCGGAATTGATTTTTGAATTTTACGACAAACTTAAATCGTATACCAAAGGTTATGCGTCTCTCGACTATGAAGAAGTAGGGTACAGAGATTCAAAACTCGTGCGAATGGATATCCTAGTCAACGGGGAACCAGTGGATGCCCTATCTTCTATCGTACACAAGTCCAAAGCGGAGGAGAGGGGTCGAGTCATCATCGAAAAACTAAAAGACCTCATCCCACGCCACCAGTTTATGATCCCATTACAAGCAGCGATTGGATCCAAAGTTGTGGCTCGCGAAAGTATTTCTGCGCTCCGTAAAAACGTAACGGCAAAGTGTTATGGGGGAGATATTTCCCGTAAGAAAAAACTCCTCGAGAAACAAAAAGAAGGGAAAAAACGGATGAAACAAATTGGAAACGTGGAGATCCCACAAGAGGCTTTCCTTTCCATTTTGAAAACTGGGGACTAA